The Ornithorhynchus anatinus isolate Pmale09 chromosome X5, mOrnAna1.pri.v4, whole genome shotgun sequence nucleotide sequence ctgtatcttccccagcgcttagaacagtgctctgcacatagtaagcgcttaacaaataccaacattattaaatatgattgaatgaatgaatgtgggttgTACTTGAAGTGGTACATGATCACTGTCTGTCTATATCTGTGTGACTCCTGCTTTCACTAGTTCAAGACCCGGTACAGTGTCTGGtccatctccctgtctagactgtcccgatctagactgtagactcattgctggcagggaatatctattagtgttatattgtactttcccaagtgctcagtacagtgctctgcacacagtaagtgctcaataaatgtgattaattgactgTAAATGTGCAATCTGCCTTGACTTTTCTCCATGTGCTTATACTATAAGCTCTATGAGGGGAGGGGCTGTGTCTtctgatggagaagcagtatggcctcgtggatagagcccgggcccagatgacagaaagagctgagttctaattctggttccaccacttgattgctgtgtgaccttgggcaaatcatttcacttctctgggcctcagttacctcatctgtaaaatggagattaagactgtgagctccatgtgggataggaactctgtctaatctgatttgcttgtatctaccccagcgtttactacagtgcccggtacatagtaagggtttaataaatattattattattaagttctacTGAATCTGAAGAAGTGACTGAAGCACACACAACACCAAATCCACAACAAAGTTTTAAAGCCCAGGTTGTAAATGTGATTTAGAGTTATACCGTAAGATGAAAAAGGAGATGAACTTGTGCAAGCTAGCTtgaaaatatttgtaatttataaaaTTACCAAATCTGTATTTTAATGTTagctgtttatattgatgtctgtcccccctctagtctgccagttcactgtaggcagggaatgtctggttattgttatattgtactctcccaagtgcttagtagagtgctttgcacacagtaagcactcagtgaatataattgactaaatgaatgaaaaagccaaAGGAGCTGCTGAAAAACAGCTCCTAGATGGGGAAGGTGCTTTGTGAAAAAAAATTGGCAGATATTGCCCTAGACTGTTATTTCTTTACGGGCAGCGaaggcatctgctaattctgtaagcTCCCCCAGAGGGTTGGGCTACTTCCACTCTGCCCCGTCTCACACTgcgagccccctgagggcagggcaccATGACCTTGCACCTGTTTgacaaggtattcattcattcaatcaatcgtatttattgagtgcttacagtgtgcagagcactgtactaagcgcttgggaagtacaattcggcaacagatagagacaatccctacccaacaacatgcTCGGTACCGTGCTCCGCATACAATatgaaggctcaataaatatccataAGTAGAAAAGaagtgtggcataatggagagagcctaggcctggaagtcagaaggacctgggttctaatcccagctctcccacttgtttgctgtgtgaccttggggaagacacttcacttctgtgggcctaagttgcctcatttgtaaaatgaggattgatcgtgagccccatgtgggatggggacggtgtccaacctaattaacttgtaactgctCCATCTCctagtaccatgcctggcccagaataagcgcttaacaactaccattggaaaaaaaaataccagaagGGGAAATTGCATTGGCAATTCCACCCCATCCATCCTCCCCACAGCCATGCCACAAACAGGGGTGGAAATGGGAACTTTTGACACCTATCCAAGGGGCCACATGAAAGACACAATCCTGTCAACAGTTCAGAGAGGAGTTCTCAGTGAGCTCTATCCCACTCAGGAACAAGGGCCTGCTTCTTGTTCCCAAGTATGAGGAGCTGCTCTTAACCCCACCCCACGGGTACCCCCCGCCAGCCTTGGGTTTCAGGATCCCCTGCCTGAGTCGGGGAAAACATCCTCTCAGCCAACTATTTCCCCTTTCCAATCCTGTCTTCTCCTGCCCTCAGTCCCAGGCTCAGAGTGGCTCATCTACCCCTGTGTGAATCCTGGGACTGCCCTCCAACACCATCCCGGGCCCCCACCCTGGGCCACCTGACCACCAAACCCCAGGCAAAGAGAAGATCTGGGCCACTTCTGGGCCTGGAAgtaggatgggatggggatggagggaaggagatgccCTCTagtctttaaataaataaaaagtcaaCCTTTTTAAAAGACTCCCGTATTTATGAGGGTGGAAAAGTGGAGTAGCCGTGTAAAAGTGTAACTAAAGATGACTGCCATGTATATgtagagggaggggctggagttgACCTTGCTTGCACGGTGGCCATCTTGATAAGGAGGACTGATACAGGTTCCATCTTGAATGTCCCAACCTGTAGCCATCTTGGGAGTGAAGGAAACGTGGTATCCCCGATTCTCCCACTTTCCTTCCTTGTTATCTGAGGTTGTCCCTGCCgtgttcattgttattatttggctCTTCCAGCCCCTCCTTTAAATTTCTGCCCCTACAGCATCTCTCTGCCCCACCTGCTGGGGTCACCTTCACCCTGTCTATCCTCCCCAAGGTTGAGGGTCCTGGAAAGGAATCGCATGGCATGGAGACAGGGGGCCAGAGGAccgaggagagtgggagaaggttagaatgagagcaaaaggagcagatTTGGGGCTTCCTGTTTGGCCAGGGCTCAAAGCAGACACAGAGATGGGTTGGCAGTATAGGGTGCAGGCCCAGGGGAGCCCTGGGAAGAGAGGTTTAAAGGCAGGTGGGGCCAGTGGGCAAGGGGGGCAGGAGAGGTAAATGGCTCATAGGGAGATAGTAGTGATGCTGGCAACCACAATATAATTCATCTCATTGCTGCACTCTGTCTTTCTGGGTAAGGCCATCTTGGGTCCAACTTAGAGCCATGGAGCAGGATTCAGGCTGGGGCACTATGATAAAAATAAATGTGGGattggctaagtgcttattcattcaatagtatttattgagcacttactttgtgcagagcactgtactaagtgcttggaatgtacaaatcggtaacagagacagtccctgccctttgacaggcttacagcttATTCTATGCCAGCACGGTATTAGCaccaattaatcaggtcagacacattccttgtcttacatggtgaggggggaaagggggaggggtcgTGACTAAGAGGAAAGGACAATAGgtatttcatacccattttacaaatgaggaaactgagggacaaagaagttaatggctcagtggaaagagcccgggcttgggagtcagaagtcatgggttcaaattccggctccatcacttgtcagctgtgtgactttgggcaagtcacttcacttctctgtgcctcagttaccccatctgtaaaatggggatgaagactgcgagccccacgtgggacaacctgatcaccttgtatcctccccagtgcttagaacagtgctttgcacatagtaagtgcttaacaaataccatcatcattattattattaagtgatttgtccaaggtcatgcagcaggccagtagcaaagTTGGGCAGAGAAAccatgttccctgactcccaggttcatgctctttcaactaggccacactgcctgagGAGTCCCTTTAACAGATTCCAGGCAGAGGCTGCAGTAACTACCATGGATACTCCTCTGCCCCAGAACTGGCCATTCCAGGATGGCCAAGGCTGGAAATTTCTGGCACAGCTGGATGATGACTCTCTGGCCAGGAGAGAAAGTCCCATTGGCAGAACTGAGCTGGGGCCAGACTGAATTAGTGACAGCAGTCACTCCCTTATTGCTCTCCTCTAGAAGGAGCAGCTACCATCACCAGTGTGGCCACTGCCATTATCCTTATGTAGCCTTATCTTAGGCATCTTGGGACATGGGGCAGAACGCTCGACTGGGACACCTGGCCACCTTGTCCTAGTGGGACTCTGAGGGAAAGCAGACAGCTTCCCTGGGACCCTAGGGGGGATCCAGATTGGATACAGGAGATTCCCTCTTCCAGAACATTTTCATCCTCCGGTCACTGTGAATCACCAGGAATGGACTGATGGCAGAGAAGGTGAATGACAATACCATGTGGCTCTTCACCAGTAGAGAGGATTTTTCTTTCAGGTTTACTAAAATGCTCAGCAtgattgtctgtctcccataGAGGAGGACATAAAGAGTCACCAGAGCAATGACCCTCTTGgccgctgtgacctcgggcatcacCCCAGGGGAATGACCAGGCCTGTGAAGGTGCTGGACCagccggtggtgtctgtgcaggacaaacaccatgtagccgctggccacACTCATCAGTCCCACAAAGAACAGATCCCGGAGGGAGAACACAATTGAAATGAGCAGGGTGGTTTCTGCACTGATACTGACTTTTGAGCAATATTTGAAATCTAACATGATTTGAACATTGCTGCTGTTCTGGGGGCTTGTCATATTAATTAATACATCAAAATCGATGAGCAGATTAAGGATCCAGAAGAGGACACAGGAAGGGATGATGCTCTTGGATAATTTGGCTTTGATCATGGCCCAGGGGGAGTTGCCGGGACTGATggtgacggcctggaagacgctcaggaggcaggtggtgcagatggccagGCCCCGTGCCACACGGTAAAGGTAAAAGATGATTTTACATCCATATTTATCTAGGAAATTTCTCAGTCCCCAGGCTGACAGAGTCTCTGAGATTCCAAAAGTAAGAAGGATCATGACATTGGCCAAGGCTAGGTGGGCAAGGATCAAGTCTGAAGAACTGAACTTGGGGCTGGCAGAGAACATGTGAatataaaacaggaggaggaagacattcaTTAAGACCCCAGCACAGATCTGTAACAGCATCACAATCCCAATGGAAAGCTGAGTGGCATCCATTGTCTTGATTTTTTAATTAGAACCAGAGGAGAACTCCTCTGAAGCATCCTTGTgagaggaggaaagataagggtagaaatgaaaaaggaaggggtaggagaaaaagagacagagagagtgttaATTGAAACGTAACGTCTGCAACAACAGATAACTTGCTGTCTAAATAGAAAAAATTCATATATTCCATTTGATCATTAATAGTCCTGTCATAATCACTTTCCTACATCTCCTATTAGGATTGCAATCTCCCCTAAGACAAGAATCTGTCTCTACTGCTACCATATACTAATCCAACTGCCTagttggggacttcaatatccacgtgGATGTTCCTCCCAACCTTTCTACTTCCCACTTCCACTCACTCCTcggctcctctcctgctcctccacacTTTACCCACTTGCCAATTTAAATGCATttgatcttataataataataatattggtatttaagtgcttactatgtgcagagcactgttctaagcactggggtagatacagggtaatcaggttgttccacatgaggctcacaatcttaatccccattttatagatgaggcacagagaagttaagtgacttgcccacagtcacacagctgacaagtggcagagccgggatttgaacccatgatctctgactcccaagcccatgccctttccactgagctacgctgcttctcttattatctcTAGCCACTATATAATCTCTATTCTCACTGATGTGAAATTATTCTAACTAGAatatcctcacctgccttctctcccatactCACTCtgaaaatctgtcctgttccccctgaGACCTACAATCTTTCTAAAGTCATCATTGCCCATTTGgtccccatattcattcattcaattgtacttattgagcacttactgtgtgcagagcactgtactaagcacctggaaagtacaattcagcaacagatagagacaatccctacccaacaatgggcttggaGTCtagaagacaacaaaacaaaacaagtagacaggcatcaataccatcaaaatagataaatagaatcatagatatatacacatcattaataaaatagagtaataataataataatgttggtatttgttaagtacttactatgtgcagagcactgttctaagcgctggggtagatacacggtaatcaggttgtcccacgtgaggctcacagttttaatcctcattttacagaagaggtaactgaggcacagagaagttaagtgacttgcccacagtcacacagctgacaagtggcagagtcaggattctaacccatgacctctgactcccaagcccgggctttttccactgagccatgctcttggCATTCAGATTCATGTCCTCAATTCCTCCTTCCCTACTGAACTCAACCGAtatgctcccctttccctcctccaatttCATACCATTACCTCACAGTCCTGGATTACTGCTACAgtatgcttcctccactcctgtgttCATGCTGCAGAGTGCTGCaagtggaaatccagacaccaggctgaccTCAGCCAACCAAAATTCAACCTCAGCCTGATTAGCTCTACCCTCTCTATTTCTCCAATGATACTGACTACGCCCATTGCTTGGCCATCTGcttcagatatttaactccttTCTCATCTCAATTAAGATGTAATTTCCTAAActtctgcccttctcctctccaggccttttctcctcctgtcgtctccttgactctcccatttttccaagTAGCATCTCAAaagctcttctgcctcctctcaaactgTAGTCCATCCACCTGAACTCTGACCCCATCCTCTATCACCTTAACCAAAACACTtgacccctcctttctttcctccctgatcaTGATCTTcagccattcactttccaatggctctttccccactactttcaatccACTCGTAACCCCCCcgcagttccctccagttatcacccccatcttcctcctatca carries:
- the ORNANAV1R3194 gene encoding vomeronasal 1 receptor ornAnaV1R3194; protein product: MDATQLSIGIVMLLQICAGVLMNVFLLLFYIHMFSASPKFSSSDLILAHLALANVMILLTFGISETLSAWGLRNFLDKYGCKIIFYLYRVARGLAICTTCLLSVFQAVTISPGNSPWAMIKAKLSKSIIPSCVLFWILNLLIDFDVLINMTSPQNSSNVQIMLDFKYCSKVSISAETTLLISIVFSLRDLFFVGLMSVASGYMVFVLHRHHRLVQHLHRPGHSPGVMPEVTAAKRVIALVTLYVLLYGRQTIMLSILVNLKEKSSLLVKSHMVLSFTFSAISPFLVIHSDRRMKMFWKRESPVSNLDPP